The following coding sequences lie in one Nakaseomyces glabratus chromosome K, complete sequence genomic window:
- the RDS3 gene encoding U2 snRNP complex subunit RDS3 (CAGL0K08074g~Ortholog(s) have role in mRNA cis splicing, via spliceosome, response to xenobiotic stimulus, spliceosomal complex assembly and U2 snRNP, cytosol localization) yields MSRHQSDLMMCMNPAGINTGILCEKCDGRCPSCDSYVRPRSRVTVCDQCSFGKQATQCILCGSTNGKVPAYYCWECCKLGKNRKGCPRIINIGSNKMDRYFGTKKDT; encoded by the coding sequence ATGTCTAGACACCAATCAGATTTAATGATGTGTATGAACCCAGCTGGCATCAACACTGGCATACTCTGCGAAAAATGTGATGGGAGGTGCCCCAGCTGCGATAGTTACGTTAGGCCTAGAAGCAGGGTTACTGTGTGCGACCAATGCTCCTTTGGTAAACAAGCCACTCAATGTATATTGTGTGGATCCACAAACGGAAAAGTACCCGCGTATTACTGCTGGGAGTGTTGTAAACTAGGAAAGAACCGAAAAGGATGTCCTAGGATTATAAACATTGGCAGCAATAAAATGGATAGATATTTTGGTACAAAAAAGGATACTTAA
- the ASR1 gene encoding ubiquitin-protein ligase ASR1 (CAGL0K08052g~Ortholog(s) have ubiquitin-protein transferase activity, role in protein ubiquitination, response to ethanol, septin ring assembly and cytoplasm, nucleus localization), which produces MVSKVCAICLEDICGKSSTSYLKPCGHEYHSDCIRKWHGHAEDLKCPMCRIDAEELVVKLYGCAEKIIDLQKGFAVNQVVNHVINTEPDLIDELAEALDNNLHISELRTDTQVEPEAPPSRPRLLQCGICGDQDDLVLEHYCEECQTLYHGSCLRVLAIETGERTDWCVCVDCRKELISRNDRLVIQNSQLASRDDGSLMYDTNNTMVFEGQLREKNSVRAEQIYRDCYLESLKKTKTNIQKHVRKCLDTYYHSGKIDHMEYTRINKTVSRKLYTLSNYTYSQELNYDHLAKQHIETELGTPLSI; this is translated from the coding sequence ATGGTTTCAAAAGTATGCGCTATATGTCTAGAGGACATCTGTGGCAAGAGCTCTACGTCTTACTTGAAACCATGCGGGCATGAATACCACAGTGATTGCATAAGGAAGTGGCATGGGCATGCAGAAGATCTAAAATGTCCCATGTGCAGGATTGATGCTGAAGAGTTGGTTGTTAAGTTATATGGGTGTGCTGAGAAGATCATTGACTTACAAAAAGGGTTTGCGGTAAATCAAGTAGTGAATCATGTTATCAATACAGAGCCAGATTTAATAGATGAGCTAGCTGAAGCTCTGGACAATAATTTGCATATATCAGAACTAAGGACGGATACTCAGGTTGAGCCTGAAGCACCACCGAGCAGGCCTCGGTTGCTACAATGTGGTATATGTGGGGATCAAGATGATTTAGTACTGGAACACTATTGCGAGGAATGTCAAACGCTATATCATGGTTCATGTTTGAGGGTTTTGGCTATCGAGACTGGTGAGCGAACTGACTGGTGTGTTTGTGTGGATTGCCGCAAAGAATTGATATCTCGGAATGATAGACTCGTCATTCAGAATAGCCAGTTGGCCTCCAGAGACGATGGTAGTCTCATGTATGACACAAACAACACTATGGTATTTGAAGGACAACTTCGGGAAAAAAACAGTGTGAGAGCGGAACAGATATATCGTGATTGTTACTTAGAATCCTTGAAGAAAACCAAAACGAACATACAGAAACATGTAAGGAAATGCCTCGACACTTACTACCATAGTGGCAAGATTGATCACATGGAGTATACTCGCATAAACAAGACAGTTTCCAGAAAACTCTACACTCTTTCCAACTATACGTACTCTCAGGAGCTCAACTACGATCACTTGGCAAAACAGCATATAGAAACAGAACTTGGAACACCTTTGTCCATATAA